From Candidatus Poribacteria bacterium:
AACTTTCCGAAAGCGATTCAAGCGGCATCACGGTTACTCGCAGTTCGTGGGCAGATTATCCCTGTTACATTGGATTATACTGTCTTATGTGCAGAACTCGCGGATGGTGAGATTGTTCGAGGCGAATCCACTATACCCGTGAGGGAAAATCGTGAACCGATCAAGCGTGTCTTCTTTGAACAGCGCGAGAATGGAAAGACGCATCATTTGTCCGATGAGACCTATGAATGCCAAGCGCATGAAGGGGCTATAGAGGCACTGATGAATGCCGATGTAATTATCATCGGTCCCGGTAGCCTTTACACCAGCATCATGCCAAATTTGGTTATCAAGGGTATCGTCGAAACGATTCAGCGTTCAGATGCCATTAAAATCTACGTCTGTAACGTTATGACGCAACCGGGTGAAACCGACGGTTACGCTGTTACGGATCATGTCAACGCTATCTTGGACCACGCGAAGATCCCTTTACACTACGTCGTTGCTAACAACCAGCCTGCCCCAACGGAGATCATGCAAGAATACGTTCGTAAGGAATTGGTTTCTCAGCTGACTCGGATTCGTTCGCTTGCTGAGGAAGGGATTTCGATGCTCTATGAAGATACCGAACATCTTATGGATGTGTTGAACCTTGCGAAAGACATTTCTTCACTGTCTGTTGAGACAATGCAGGTCGCAGATGCTTCAAAAGTGCAGGTCTCTTATAATCATGAACAGGAGAATCTGGAAGCCAAAGGGATCTCTGTTGTTGAAGCGGACCTCATTCGGGATATGGTTGTCACTGAATTTGGGACATGGTTGGGCGGCGTTCAAATGAACGTTATCCGCCACGACCCCGAAAAGTTGGTCCGCTCTCTGGTTAAGATCTTTAGGGACCACCCGAAACTTCAAGAATCTGTCTAAGGAAAGTTCGTAACCTTCGATTTAGCGTTTTGGACCCTTAGAAGGGGTGGTGCCTTTGGCAGCGATCTGGTCGGCGAATGTATCACAAACCTGAGACAAATTATCAATGAAAAGTTCCCAACGAAATTCATCTTGGCGCGCTTTCGCTATTGCGATACATAAAGCCGTTTCATATAAGGATAGACGACTCTTGCGTGCATCTAAGGATGGACGATTCTTACGTACATCAGTGGATTTCATAGCTGTTACCCCTTTCTGAGTTTATGATAATAGGATGTATATATTTCCCAACATACGCTTAAACGGAGGCTTTAGGAAAAAGGTTACACTTGTTTTTCAAAAAACTATAATTCTAACTTCGTAGCCTAATAAACACGGCATCTTAGGGACCTTTTTACAAGGTTCTTTCTTTTTTTTTAAACAGTGTGTTGCAAGAACCGTGCCACCTCTACAAATACCCAAATAGTAAATATTATGGCGAAAAAATCTTGAATAACACGCGTTTGTGCCTATTTTTTACGCGGTGTCGCGACTTAAACAAACACCGGAAAAGTTGAAAATTAAAGAACCCTGTTATCCTATAGATACAACTTAATGGCAAAAAGGTTGCATTTTTTTCAGAATTTTTCAGATAGTTGTCTGAATCAGGATTTGCAGGATTAGAGCAGTCAGCAAGAGTCGGGAATCGGAATTCCCTCCTACAGAGAGGCAGAATGATTTTGGAATAGTCAGCAAGAGTCGGGAATCGGAATTCCCTCCTACAGAGGAGCAAAATGGTTTTGGAATAGCGGACTGGAAATCTTGACTTTATCACATTTTGAGGGTATAATTGTTAACAAGATATTCCAACCCCTATAGATGACCGCTGCATGTGAGTGGAGGTCTCTGTAACACGCCCGAAATAGGACATATATGGTTAATTACGGTATAAAATATGAAGCATTCAGATCCCCCTGCAAAAGAAGATACGAATAATCCGACTGACACAAACTTCATCCGCCAAGAGATTGATAAGGATCTTGAAGCCAACAGATATGACGGTCGCGTGCATACGCGATTCCCTCCAGAACCGAGTGGATACCTCCATATAGGACACGCCAAGGCTATCTGCATTAGTTTCGGCATTTCCGAGGATTATGGTGGACTTTACAATTTGCGGTTTGACGACAGCAACCCGATCACAGAAGAGAGTGAATACGTAGAAGCGATTAAGCGGGATGTCCACTGGCTCGGATTTGATTGGAAAGAGCGGGAATATCACGCTTCGGATTATTTTGAGACGCTCTACGAGTATGCTGTCAAACTCGTAGAGAAAGGAAAGGCGTACGTCTGCGATCTAACACCGGAGGAAACACGAACTTATCGTGGGACCTTGGTCGAACCCGGGAAAAATAGTCCTTATCGGGACCGATCGGTTGAAGAGAATCTGACGTTGTTCCAAGGAATGCGCGACGGTGAGTTTCCAGACGGTTCGCGCACACTTCGCGCTAAAATTGATATGTCAAGCCCAAATTTAAACATGCGGGATCCCGTAATGTATCGCATCTTGCGTTCACACCACCATCGTCATGGCGACAAATGGTGCATCTATCCGACCTACGATTTCACGCATGGACAATCCGATTCAATTGAGGGGATAACGCATTCGTTATGTGATGTCCAGTTTGAGGACCACCGTCCCCTCTACGATTGGTTTTTAGAGGAACTGGAAATTTATCAGCCTCGCCAAATTGAATTTGCCCGTTTGAATCTTACTTATACCGTCCTCGGTAAGCGGAACCTTCGGATGTTGGTGCAAGGTGGGCACGTCAGCGGTTGGGATGATCCAAGAATGCCGACACTCTCTGGAATGCGTCGCCGTGGATATACACCTGAATCTATCCGAGATTTTTGCAACCGTATCGGTGTGTCAAAAGCTGATAATCTCATTGAGATGGGGCAGCTTGAGTATTCTATCCGCAACGATCTGAATCGCCGGGCACCACGTGTTATGGCAATTCTCAATCCGGTGAAGGTGATTATCGACAACTACCCGGAGGGTCAGGTCGAAATGCTTGACGCTGAAAATAACCCGGAAGATGAAAACGCAGGGATGCGGCAAGTCCCGTTTTCGCGAGAAATCTACATTGAGCGTGAGGATTTCATGGAGGATCCGCCACGGAAATTCTTCAGATTGGCACCCGGGCGAGAGGTGAGGCTTAAGCACGCCTATTATGTGCAGTGTGAACGGGTCGTTAAAGACGAAAACACCGGTGAGATCGTTGAGATTCACTGTACTTATGATCCAGAAACACGCGGTGGTTGGTCGGAAGATGGGCGCAAGGTCCGAGGCACATTACATTGGGTGTCTGCTGAACACGCTGTTGATGCTGAGGTGCGTCTCTATGAGCCCCTCTTTACAGAACGTGAACCGGAAAGTGCGGCAGAGGGCGCAGATTGGATGCAATTCCTCAATCCGAACTCTTTAGAGGTGCTAAATAACTGCAAGGTTGAACCGAGTCTCGCTGACGCACCGCCTGAAAGCCGGTATCAGTTCCTGAGAATGGGATATTTTTGCGTAGATTCAGATACAACATCAGAGAAGTTGGTATTCAATCGCACAGTACCGCTGAGGGATAGCTGGGCGAAGATTCAAAGAGGACAGAAATGAACGACACACCAAGCAGGACATCGGTTTCCGCTGTGAAAGATCAAATCCGGGTTCGGATGGCACCGTCACCGACCGGTTACTTACACATCGGAGGCGCGCGAACGGCTCTGTTTAATTGGCTGTTTGCTAAACACCACAACGGCAACTTCATCCTTCGTATCGACGATACGGACACGGCACGTTCCACTGATGCGTCCATGCACGAGATTTACGATGCGCTGAAGTGGTTGGGCATTAATTGGGACGAGCAATATGTCCAGTCAGAACGGAAAAGCATCTACGAGGGGTACGTCGAGCAATTGCTTGAAAGTGGCAATGCATATCACTGTTATTGCACACCTGAAGAGCTGGAAGAGATCCGCGCGCAGGCTCGTGCCGATAAGCAGACCCGTTCCTACGATGGAAGGCATCGGCACCTGACATCGGAAGACGTAGAACGCTTTGTCGCCGAGGGCAGAAAGCCGGCCGTGCGCATAAAGATGCCTGACACACCGATCCTTGTTGAGGACATCGTACTCGGTTCACGCAGTATCGATCCCGATACCTTAGAAGACGAAGTGATCGTCCGTTCAAACGGGATGCCGAACTACAATCTCACCTCAATTATCGACGATGCGGAGATGCAGATAACACACGTGATTCGGGGAACAGAGCATCTGAATAACACACCGAAGCAGATTGCGATTGCGAATGCCCTCGGTTTAGCGGTACCACAGTTTGCACATATTCCATTGGTGCTGGATAGTGGTGGCAGGAAAATGAGCAAACGTCATCACGGTGATCTCGTCGCTGTGAACCGCTACCGTGAGCAGGGGTATTTGCCTGAAGCGGTGCTGAACTTCGTTGTCCGGCTCGGCTGGTCCTACGACGACAAGCAGGAAATCTTTTCCGTTGATGAACTCATCGAAAAATTTGATCTTGCGCGGGTTGGGAAGAGTGGCAGTGTCTTTGATATTAAGAAACTGGAGTGGCTCAATTCCCACTATATTAATCAACTCGATGTGGCGGCACGGACGGATGCTGTAATCCCGTTCTGGCAGGAAGAGGGTTTATTGGATTCGACCAAGGATCGCGACTGGCTGGAGAGTATTGTAGAAGCAGTGGGAGAACGTCTCACAACGCTACAGGACATTATCCCTCAGACTCGCTATTTCTTTACGGATGAATTCGAGTATGAACCGAAATCGGTCAAGAAATGGTGGGGAAATTCAGAAGAAAAGAGAAATAATACGCGAAACATTCTGACGAATGTTTCACAGATTGTAGAAGAGATTCCTACGTTTGACATAGAAACGATTGAAGCGGCAATTTGGAAGTATACAGATGAGAACAACATCAAACGCGTCGCGGCGATGCAGGCGTTGCGGATCGCGCTGACGGGGACATCGTTCGGACCGAGTCTCTTTGATATTGTTGTGCTGCTCGGCAGAAACGAAGTTTTAAAGCGGATCCCAAAGGCGATAGCGCATCTATAAGGTACTGCAGGATCCTCGGTGGAAATTGTTAGACGAGATCGCCTTAAACAGTAAACTATGGTTCCCAAAACAGAAGATACGCTGGATGTATCTACACTTGAATCACCTATCGCCTTTCATTCGCGCAGCAAAAGCAAATTGCAACCTTCTATCAAAACGTTATGCGATTTTATTGACACTATAAGCCAAAGCGAAACGCATATACCTATCCTATTGACAAAAACCGAATATGAGGAGCTCGCAGCACGGTTAGACGATTTGCTTGATATAGTAGGGGAGGGAGATCATCCCTTGGCTCCCTTGCTGCATTTCGTTGGTACGCTTATTAAAAATTATGAGGACGAATGTGTTCCAAGACTCATAGAACACTAAACGTTTTTGACGATAAATTCTTAATCTTCATCACGCTCCCAGCGGAAGTCCACCGCAAAGGAGGTCCCTCATGACAGCAAAACTCGCTATATCTGGTGGAAAAAAGACTGTCCCTGATGGGTTAATTCAACCGTGGCCAGAGGTTACCCAAGATGACAGGGACGCGATTGCCGAGGTTATCGCCTCCGAAAGAATTACCGAACAGCAACGGATTCAATCCGAAGGTCTCGCGAAGGAATGGGCGGAATACATGGATGTTGAGTATTGTATTCCCGTCAACAGCGGGACGGCTGCGTTGCATCTGTGTGTCGCAGGTGTCGGTATTGAGCCGGGCGATGAGGTCATTGTTCCCGCCTTCACTTTCTGGGCAACGGCAGCAGCCGTTCTCCATCACAACGCTATTCCTGTCTTCGTTGATATTGACCCCGTAACCTACTGTATTGATCCGAATGAAATTGAGGCGAAAATCACCGAGCGGACTCGCGCGATTCTGCCGGTTCATATTCACGGTATGCCCGCCGATATGGATCCGATTTTAGCGATTGCGAAAAAGCATAACCTGAAAGTCATTGAGGATGTCGCGCAGGCGCACGGGGCGTACTATAAAGGCAAGCTTTGTGGTGCTTTTGGCGATGCCGCGGGGTATAGCACGCAGGCATCGAAAACGTTAAGTAGCGGTTGTCAAGGCGGTTTGTTCACGACGAATGATGCGCAAATTTACGAACGTGCAGCGTTGTTGCAGTATTTCGGGGAAATCGTCGTGCCGGGTAGGGAACGCGAGGAACAGGAATACAACGCGTATGGACTCGGTTGGATGTATCGTGGTGATATGTTCAGTCAGGCATTCATCCGTAGTCAACTCAGGCGGCTTGATGTGAACAACGCGATGCGGATCCGAAACTGCCACTATCTCACGGGACATTTGGATGAAATTGATGGCATCGAAACGCCTGTTACCCCAAAAGAATGCGAACCGGTTTATTACAACTACGTCATCGGTTTTGATCCAGAAGCGTTGGGATTGGACATTTCCGCACGAACCTTGCGTGAGAAGGTGCAAGCGGCACTACGCGCTGAGGGTGTACCGACCGGTCAGTGGCAACGGCTTCCCGTCCCATCTCAAGAGATTTTCCAGAACCAGATCGGCTACGGTACAGGGTGTCCGTGGCGATGCAATAATTCGACGGTTGAATACAAGACTGAGGACTACCCTAAATCCGTTGAATTCATTGATTCTCACTGCTACATCTTTGATGTCAATCCCCCCAACGACCTTGAGTTGATGTCGTATTATGTTGAAGCATTTGATAAGGTGATGGGTCAGATGGATGCCGTGCTTGAACATTCGGATACGCCCTAAGTTTTAGGTCTCTTGTAAATCATGAATCCAGCATTGGAAACCGAACGACTTTCTCTTTCCATATCCACGGTTGATGAGGTAGCGATACACTCGCTCATGCATAACTGAGATATCTTTCGGGTCTAAGAGCAAACCAAAGGACAAAAGTTTCCAATTAGGAGAAGTCAGATGCTTCATGCCCTGGAATTAGAGAATTTCAAAGCGTTTGGAAAACGTGCTCGTATTCCGTTTGCACCGATAACGCTCATTTTTGGTGAAAATAGTGCTGGAAAGAGTTCAATCCTTCAAGCACTCAATCTGCTCAAACAGACGCTGGAAAGTCGAAACCCAACTGAGGCTCCGCTGCTTCCAAAAACCGAAAATGGGATCGTCGATCTTGGCAGCTTTCAAGAAATGCTTTTCGACCATGACTTGGAGCGGACGCTCTCAATCCGTGTTGAAACTACATTAGATAGCCTATATTCCCTTCGATTTCCATTGTATAGAAAAAACAAAATAGCTATTGAGTTCAGTTTCAAGCGACCTTCCCTTGAGGCAGAAGTCTACTTGGATCAAATTGGCATTTATTATGCGGAATCCGGTGAGTGTATTGCCAAGTTTCAGCGATTGGATACAACTGAAGAATCTGAGGCATTTCTGAGAGGAATGAGCTTTTCCCGTCCTCTGTCTGGCATTCTGTCTTCAAGGTTAACTGCCCTGAAGTGTGTTTGGCTAACAGCGGAACCAGAGTACTGGAAATGGGAGTTTGAGTGGCATAAAGAGAAGAAAGAGGGGATCCTCAACGAGCTCAGAGAAATGTTAACTGCGCTACAGCACGCTAACGACGAACACAAGGAAGACAATAAGAGGTTGCAGCAAGAATGCAGATCCTTAAACGATGGTATTGAGTTTTTCTCATCAGATTTTGATTTGAAAACCTACATATCCAAGAGGCACGATAAAGAAGTGAACGGTGGGATAGGCGTGTACGGTTTCCTTCCAATTGGTGGCATGGGACCTCCTCATAGGAGAAAATTCCGCCCGTTATTGCACCGGCTGTCTGATGATATAATATTTAGTGCTCCTAAATTGGCAATAGCAGCAGGTGGAGCGTTAGAATTAGATTTAGTCTATCTTTTTCCGATGAGTTCTTTTCGGAGGCCGCCGGAAAGATTATATATTTTTACAGGGACCAGTCCGGAAGATGTCGGATATCGAGGAGATTTGCTCCCAGATTTGCTCCTCCGTCGCCCCGAATTGGTAAAAGACACGAACGAATGGTTAAACCGACTCAATATGGACTATGAGCTTGAGGTAAAACCGGTAGGGACCGATACAGGCGATTTATTTGAGGTAAGGCTCATAGATACACGTCGAAAAGAAGGTGTAAGCGTAGCACTAACAGATGTCGGTTTCGGTATCAGTCAACTCCTACCTTTTATTGTCCAGAGCTTGGTTTCAGAGGAACGAATTATCTCTATTGAACAGCCCGAAGTTCACGTACATCCGAAATTGCAGGCGGATCTCGGTGACCTTTTAGCGGAAGCCATTAAAGAACCGCGTCAGAATCGATTCATTATTGAAACTCACAGCGAGCATTTAATTTTACGTTTGCAACGTTTGATCCGTAACAAGCTCCTTGAACCAGAGGATGTCTCGGTTATCTATGTCAGTCGTGGGCCTGAGGGAGCGAAAGCACTACGTTTACACCTTGACGAAGATGGCGATTTTATTGATGAATGGCCCAACGGGTTTTTCTTGGAACGCCTTCGTGAACTTTGATAATAAACGGGAGTTGTGTAGATGTTAGTGAGTGCGGTTCTTGATCCCTCAGCGTTTGATGCTGAGGATTTTGATGATCTTTATGCGATTCATGCTGAGGATTTTTTGCAGGGAATTTGGAGAAACGGAGTATTAATTGTTGATGCGGAAAGAAAATTACAAGAGGAGCTCTTCAAAAAGGCTGAAGCCCTTCCAATTAAGGGCAATCGATTGAGAACTTTACTCACCGACCTCCTAAAGGAGAAATCAAAACGAGTCGCTGTGCCTTCTGTTTCGCCAAGTAATGCCTCATCAAGCAGTATTTTGGACTTAACGTGTCATCTGAAAAAAGATACCGAACCAGATGGCTTGCTTGTGGGGGACAAAAACTTTGAAAAACTAAGATTTGACCCAGAACATAGGCATGGCATTGTTCCTTTATCTGAATACCGCGATAGCAATTTTGAGAAAGAGCGTCAAAGGTATTGCGATGGATTCGGCCCAATAGATACGCTCTCCAGATCGGAAGTGGATGAGATCGTCATCCGTTCCGTCCGTTTCTCAAAATGGTTGCGGTTTTATGATGCATACATTGGAACAGGAGACAATACCAGCCATTTCCGAAAAGGTATTGAATACATTTTATCTCTCTGGCGTGAACACGGTTTTTTCGCATCTCAACAAGGCATCGGAGACGTTAAAATATTTACGTGTAGTGCTGAGCAGATTCGGGACGATGAGACAGATTCTGCCAAAGAAAGTAAGGCGGAGCGGAATCATGAGAGTTACCAAAAAGTCGTCCGAGAACTCATAGAGCCATTAGATGAAGACTTTCCTTGGCCGATACGATTGTTTGTAAAGAATGATTCTGATGGTATGTTTCATGCCAGGTATTTGGAAACCCAACACGCGATTATCCGAGTCGATCGAGGCTTTGATCTCTTCAAGCAAAACGCTGGGTTTCGGCGTAACTTCTTTACGTTGAATATGGCCGAAAGTTCTCATTTGAGAGAATGTCGTGATCTGCCGGGGATACCTCCGTTTGATGTCGTGTCCTAACAATGCGCTTAGAAATTATACGTGATTTAACATTGCCGCTGAGATAAAGGTGAACCCAGTGACACCAAATATTACAAAAATAACCTCCCAACAGTTCCGAGACTGGGTCGCGTCTATTGTCAACGGAGATATATTCACATCCCGTGAACGACTCACAGCACTGCTTGCAAAGGAGGCTCCTCACGAGGAACTTGAAGAAGAGTTCCGTGAGTTCTTTAACGGTTACTACGTGCTTGCTTTGGACTTGGAGGAGTACGAGGACTCTGTACTTAAGGATATAAGTGGAAACCACGCATTTTCACACTTGAGACACCGTGTGTCAACGGTTGAAACCCAGCGTAAAAGCTCACCACTTGGGCGAGAGGCCCGGCGGATGGGATTATCCGTACATGGTGATCCTGTGCCACAGATAAAGGTAACAGAATTATCCGCTGATGAATTTCAAAGGTTGATGCATACCCTCGGAAATTGGCAAATTTTTGTATCGCGAGAACGCCTTGTTAAGTTGATGGAAACAGAAAAGTCTATTGAAATAGCGGAACGTCTAAGTGCTGAATTCTACGAGTTTTTCGTCTGTTATTTAGAATTGGAATTGTTCCTTGAGAATTATGATTACGACCCGGACGACGGATTGGAATTACGCTCAGAATTCGACGACGGATTGGAATTACGCTCAGAATTCATTGAAGAATTAGAACGCGAAGGCGAATATATCCGGTCTGGTGGCAAAATGTATACACTTGAGGAGGTTGTTGAAGTCTCCCGAATTCGGCATCGCTCATCCGTCTATGAATAAATCTAATATTTTTCTAACGCTAAAAGAAAAAAAATGCATCTACCCTCAACGAATACGAAGATAGTATTTATGTTTGTGTTAGCTTTTATTGTGCTAATTGCGAGTTTTATCGGCTGCGAACGGGTCCAGCAGGTTGTACAACCGACTGTTCCTCAGATGGAAGGCGATAGGGAGGAGATTTTAATTGGTGCTGTCTACCCTATCACAGGGCCATCCAGTTTGGCAGGGCCTTCGGTGGAATACGGTATTGACCTCGCTGTTAGGGAAATTAACACCTCACAACACAGCAGTGTGAAGATCAGACTCATTACGGAGAACGGTCGGAGTACCGTAGAGGGCGCGGTTGAAGCTTTCAACAAACTGATTCATCAAGACAAGGTTCCCGTCATCCTCGGTCCGGGATCCTCAACTCAGGCACAGGAGGCTTTTCCAATCGCGCACCAGAATCAAGTTGTGGCGATGAGTCCTTCCTCATCTGCCTCTGGCTTGAGTGCAATTAGCGATTTTGTTTTCCGCACCAATCTCACCACAGATGTGCTTATTCCGAACGGCGTCAGGGTGACTCAAGAGAAACTCGGATACCAAAAAGTGGCTACGCTGTTTGATGATATTGATCTTTTTTCCCAGACGAGTGATAAAGAATTGAGGAAAGTGCTCACGAATGGTGGTGTTGAGATTCTCACAGCAGAAAGTTTCCAAACCGGGGAGACTGACTTGTCTGCCCAATTTACTCACATCAAAGCATTGAATCCGGATGTTATCTTTATCTCATCTACAGTGGGGGACATTTCCAATATTCTGATTCAAGGACGTGCCCTCGGTGTTCCTTCTGATATTCCGTTCATTGTCAATCTCACGCTGTCCAGAGATTTAGTAGATGCTGCGGAAGGCGCTGCCGACGGAACGATCACTTTTACGAGTTGGGATAGCACAGCAGATACACCGGGCAATCAAGCCTTTGTTCAGAACTACAGCACT
This genomic window contains:
- a CDS encoding YvcK family protein codes for the protein MALKLACIGGGSGLSALLSGIKHHADLEVGKDSIIDLDSLAAIVTVSDDGGSSGRLIEEFDMLPPGDIRRLLFTLSDADELAGLFEHRFSSNGELGGHTVGNLLLTALTEKFEGNFPKAIQAASRLLAVRGQIIPVTLDYTVLCAELADGEIVRGESTIPVRENREPIKRVFFEQRENGKTHHLSDETYECQAHEGAIEALMNADVIIIGPGSLYTSIMPNLVIKGIVETIQRSDAIKIYVCNVMTQPGETDGYAVTDHVNAILDHAKIPLHYVVANNQPAPTEIMQEYVRKELVSQLTRIRSLAEEGISMLYEDTEHLMDVLNLAKDISSLSVETMQVADASKVQVSYNHEQENLEAKGISVVEADLIRDMVVTEFGTWLGGVQMNVIRHDPEKLVRSLVKIFRDHPKLQESV
- a CDS encoding glutamine--tRNA ligase/YqeY domain fusion protein, whose product is MKHSDPPAKEDTNNPTDTNFIRQEIDKDLEANRYDGRVHTRFPPEPSGYLHIGHAKAICISFGISEDYGGLYNLRFDDSNPITEESEYVEAIKRDVHWLGFDWKEREYHASDYFETLYEYAVKLVEKGKAYVCDLTPEETRTYRGTLVEPGKNSPYRDRSVEENLTLFQGMRDGEFPDGSRTLRAKIDMSSPNLNMRDPVMYRILRSHHHRHGDKWCIYPTYDFTHGQSDSIEGITHSLCDVQFEDHRPLYDWFLEELEIYQPRQIEFARLNLTYTVLGKRNLRMLVQGGHVSGWDDPRMPTLSGMRRRGYTPESIRDFCNRIGVSKADNLIEMGQLEYSIRNDLNRRAPRVMAILNPVKVIIDNYPEGQVEMLDAENNPEDENAGMRQVPFSREIYIEREDFMEDPPRKFFRLAPGREVRLKHAYYVQCERVVKDENTGEIVEIHCTYDPETRGGWSEDGRKVRGTLHWVSAEHAVDAEVRLYEPLFTEREPESAAEGADWMQFLNPNSLEVLNNCKVEPSLADAPPESRYQFLRMGYFCVDSDTTSEKLVFNRTVPLRDSWAKIQRGQK
- the gltX gene encoding glutamate--tRNA ligase; the encoded protein is MNDTPSRTSVSAVKDQIRVRMAPSPTGYLHIGGARTALFNWLFAKHHNGNFILRIDDTDTARSTDASMHEIYDALKWLGINWDEQYVQSERKSIYEGYVEQLLESGNAYHCYCTPEELEEIRAQARADKQTRSYDGRHRHLTSEDVERFVAEGRKPAVRIKMPDTPILVEDIVLGSRSIDPDTLEDEVIVRSNGMPNYNLTSIIDDAEMQITHVIRGTEHLNNTPKQIAIANALGLAVPQFAHIPLVLDSGGRKMSKRHHGDLVAVNRYREQGYLPEAVLNFVVRLGWSYDDKQEIFSVDELIEKFDLARVGKSGSVFDIKKLEWLNSHYINQLDVAARTDAVIPFWQEEGLLDSTKDRDWLESIVEAVGERLTTLQDIIPQTRYFFTDEFEYEPKSVKKWWGNSEEKRNNTRNILTNVSQIVEEIPTFDIETIEAAIWKYTDENNIKRVAAMQALRIALTGTSFGPSLFDIVVLLGRNEVLKRIPKAIAHL
- a CDS encoding DegT/DnrJ/EryC1/StrS family aminotransferase, whose protein sequence is MTAKLAISGGKKTVPDGLIQPWPEVTQDDRDAIAEVIASERITEQQRIQSEGLAKEWAEYMDVEYCIPVNSGTAALHLCVAGVGIEPGDEVIVPAFTFWATAAAVLHHNAIPVFVDIDPVTYCIDPNEIEAKITERTRAILPVHIHGMPADMDPILAIAKKHNLKVIEDVAQAHGAYYKGKLCGAFGDAAGYSTQASKTLSSGCQGGLFTTNDAQIYERAALLQYFGEIVVPGREREEQEYNAYGLGWMYRGDMFSQAFIRSQLRRLDVNNAMRIRNCHYLTGHLDEIDGIETPVTPKECEPVYYNYVIGFDPEALGLDISARTLREKVQAALRAEGVPTGQWQRLPVPSQEIFQNQIGYGTGCPWRCNNSTVEYKTEDYPKSVEFIDSHCYIFDVNPPNDLELMSYYVEAFDKVMGQMDAVLEHSDTP
- a CDS encoding AAA family ATPase; protein product: MLHALELENFKAFGKRARIPFAPITLIFGENSAGKSSILQALNLLKQTLESRNPTEAPLLPKTENGIVDLGSFQEMLFDHDLERTLSIRVETTLDSLYSLRFPLYRKNKIAIEFSFKRPSLEAEVYLDQIGIYYAESGECIAKFQRLDTTEESEAFLRGMSFSRPLSGILSSRLTALKCVWLTAEPEYWKWEFEWHKEKKEGILNELREMLTALQHANDEHKEDNKRLQQECRSLNDGIEFFSSDFDLKTYISKRHDKEVNGGIGVYGFLPIGGMGPPHRRKFRPLLHRLSDDIIFSAPKLAIAAGGALELDLVYLFPMSSFRRPPERLYIFTGTSPEDVGYRGDLLPDLLLRRPELVKDTNEWLNRLNMDYELEVKPVGTDTGDLFEVRLIDTRRKEGVSVALTDVGFGISQLLPFIVQSLVSEERIISIEQPEVHVHPKLQADLGDLLAEAIKEPRQNRFIIETHSEHLILRLQRLIRNKLLEPEDVSVIYVSRGPEGAKALRLHLDEDGDFIDEWPNGFFLERLREL
- a CDS encoding ABC transporter substrate-binding protein is translated as MFVLAFIVLIASFIGCERVQQVVQPTVPQMEGDREEILIGAVYPITGPSSLAGPSVEYGIDLAVREINTSQHSSVKIRLITENGRSTVEGAVEAFNKLIHQDKVPVILGPGSSTQAQEAFPIAHQNQVVAMSPSSSASGLSAISDFVFRTNLTTDVLIPNGVRVTQEKLGYQKVATLFDDIDLFSQTSDKELRKVLTNGGVEILTAESFQTGETDLSAQFTHIKALNPDVIFISSTVGDISNILIQGRALGVPSDIPFIVNLTLSRDLVDAAEGAADGTITFTSWDSTADTPGNQAFVQNYSTKYGIEPNVWAAQFYAAVHILAKGIAEAQSTDSEAIAAALAEIRDFDTILGKFSFNDVGDAIYDPIVLIVKDGKFEVFE